In Mercurialis annua linkage group LG6, ddMerAnnu1.2, whole genome shotgun sequence, the following are encoded in one genomic region:
- the LOC126686888 gene encoding uncharacterized protein LOC126686888, which translates to MIDCMKGEGDETPPRNVLNNSFGGVFVPNSRNNVVIVMDALKDFSPEPLRWALDHVVQSRARRCSITITLLGVMPWIPLPLLCKTWLDVWTFDEGDLSALSELKMNDHKYHKIRGIIELCDQKGVDDLFSYFNIRSNWT; encoded by the exons ATGATAGACTGTATGAAAGGCGAAGGAGATGAAACACCACCCCGAAACGTTTTGAATAATAGTTTCGGCGGGGTGTTTGTGCCAAACTCAAGAAATAATGTAGTAATAGTAATGGATGCATTGAAGGATTTCTCACCGGAGCCACTCCGGTGGGCGCTTGACCATGTTGTTCAAAGTCGAGCTCGTCGTTGCAGCATCACCATCACCCTTCTTGGTGTGATGCCATGGATTCCTCTCCCAT TGTTATGCAAGACATGGTTAGATGTTTGGACATTTGATGAAGGGGATCTGTCGGCATTGAGCGAGTTGAAGATGAATGATCATAAGTATCACAAGATTCGGGGGATCATAGAGCTATGCGACCAAAAAGGGGTTGATGATTTATTCTCATACTTTAATATTAGGAGTAACTGGACTTGA
- the LOC126687357 gene encoding uncharacterized protein LOC126687357, with translation MELFYYLVFGGLGAVVAASELSKTTKDRINTSPAFNSFKNNYLLVYSLMMAGDWLQGPYVYYLYSTYGFGKGDIGQLFIAGFGSSMLFGTIVGSLADKQGRKRACVTYCITYILSCITKHSPHYRVLMLGRVLGGIATSLLFSAFESWLVAEHNKRGFEQQWLSLTFSKAIFLGNGLVAIIAGLFGNLLVDTFALGPVAPFDAASCFLAIGMAIILSSWSENYGDTSESKDLLNQFRGAAVAIASDEKIALLGAIQSLFEGSMYTFVFLWTPALSPNDEDIPHGFIFATFMMASMLGSSLASRLMAQSSPRVESYMQIVFIVSSFSLMLPIVTNFLVAPSKVRGGGISFSGCIQLLGFCTFEACVGIFWPSIMKMRSQYIPEEARSTIMNFFRIPLNIFVCVVLYNVNAFPITVMFGMCSIFLFVASILQRRLMVISDKPKSEDWSAMKDRDNEAEPLNI, from the exons ATGGAGTTGTTTTACTATCTAGTGTTCGGCGGATTAGGAGCAGTGGTTGCTGCGTCGGAGCTGAGCAAAACCACCAAAGATCGAATCAATACGTCGCCGGCGTTTAATTCTTTCAAGAATAATTACCTTCTTGTTTACTCTCTTATGATGG CCGGTGATTGGTTGCAGGGTCCATATGTGTACTATCTGTATAGCACATATGGGTTTGGGAAAGGAGACATTGGACAGCTTTTTATTGCTGGTTTTGGATCCTCCATGTTGTTTGGGACTATTGTTGGCTCTTTAGCTGACAAACA GGGTCGAAAGAGGGCATGCGTTACTTATTGCATCACCTATATCTTGAGTTGTATTACTAAGCATTCTCCTCACTACCGAGTTTTGATGCTTGGTCGTGTTTTGGGAGGCATCGCTACTTCCCTTCTATTTTCAGCATTTGAATCATGGCTAGTCGCAGAGCACAATAAG AGGGGCTTTGAACAACAATGGCTGTCATTAACTTTCTCTAAGGCAATATTTCTGGGCAATGGTCTTGTTGCTATAATAGCTGGACTGTTCGGAAACCTTCTTGTCGATACATTTGCTCTTGGTCCCGTGGCCCCCTTTGATGCCGCTTCATGCTTTCTTGCAATTGGAATGGCCATTATTCTTTCATCCTGGTCGGAAAATTATGGTGACACTTCAGAGAGCAAGGACTTGCTCAACCAATTCAGGGGTGCTGCTGTGGCCATTGCTTCCG ATGAGAAAATTGCTTTGCTCGGTGCCATTCAGTCACTGTTTGAAGGTTCTATGTATACCTTTGTGTTCCTTTGGACACCTGCTTTGAGCCCAAATGATGAGGATATTCCTCATGGTTTTATTTTTGCAACATTCATGATGGCGTCAATGTTGGGAAGCTCCCTTGCATCTCGGTTGATGGCTCAGTCTTCACCCCGGGTGGAAAGCTACATGCAGATTGTTTTTATTGTCTCCTCTTTCTCGCTTATGCTTCCCATTGTAACCAAT TTTCTCGTGGCACCTTCTAAAGTGAGAGGCGGAGGCATCTCGTTTTCAGGTTGTATACAGCTTCTCGGCTTCTGCACATTTGAGGCTTGCGTCGGGATATTCTGGCCATCGATTATGAAGATGAGATCTCAGTACATTCCTGAGGAGGCCAGGAGCACTATTATGAACTTCTTCCGCATTCCTCTCAACATCTTTGTCTGCGTTGTACTGTACAAT GTGAATGCATTCCCAATCACTGTAATGTTCGGTATGTGTTCCATATTCCTATTTGTGGCATCCATTCTGCAGAGGAGGCTCATGGTGATCTCCGACAAGCCAA AGTCAGAAGATTGGTCAGCCATGAAGGACAGGGACAATGAG
- the LOC126686887 gene encoding chitinase-like protein 1 — protein MKMECKGKCVILIAAVLLASWCSLAAGDDSEKTKVRTVRGKKECIRGWECKQWSEYCCNQTISDFFQTYQFEDLFSKRNAPVAHAVGFWDYQSFIAASTLFQHLGFCTTGGKLMQMKELAAFLGHVGSKTSCGYGVATGGPLAYGLCYNKEMSPSQSYCDDYYKLTYPCTPGAEYYGRGALPIYWNYNYGIVGDALKLDLLHHPEYIEQNATIAFQAAIWRWMTPMKKSQPSAHDVFVGNWKPTKNDTLSKRVPGFGTTMNVLYGDLVCGQGDVDGMNNIVSHYMYYLDLLGVGREDAGPHELLTCAEQKAFNPTHTDPSSSS, from the exons ATGAAAATGGAGTGCAAGGGCAAATGTGTAATCCTCATTGCGGCGGTGTTATTAGCGAGCTGGTGTTCGTTGGCGGCCGGAGATGACTCGGAGAAGACGAAAGTGAGGACCGTGAGAGGGAAAAAAGAGTGTATTAGAGGATGGGAATGTAAACAATGGTCGGAGTATTGCTGTAATCAGACAATTTCAGATTTCTTTCAGACGTACCAATTTGAGGATCTGTTCTCGAAGAGAAATGCGCCGGTTGCTCATGCTGTTGGGTTTTGGGATTACCAGTCTTTTATTGCTGCTTCGACCCTTTTTCAGCATCTTGGGTTTTGTACTACCGGAGGCAAGCTTATGCAGATGAAGGAACTGGCTGCGTTTTTAGGACATGTCGGCAGCAAAACTTCTT GCGGTTATGGAGTAGCTACAGGAGGACCATTAGCTTATGGACTTTGCTACAACAAGGAAATGAGCCCTAGTCAGTCATACTGTGATGACTATTACAAATTAACCTATCCTTGCACTCCTGGTGCTGAATACTATGGTCGTGGTGCCTTGCCAATCTATTG GAACTACAACTATGGAATTGTCGGAGATGCTTTGAAGTTGGATTTGTTACACCATCCCGAGTACATTGAGCAAAATGCTACGATTGCCTTCCAAGCTGCAATTTGGAGGTGGATGACCCCAATGAAGAAGTCCCAACCATCGGCCCATGATGTCTTTGTTGGCAACTGGAAACCCACCAAGAATGACACTTTGAGCAAGCGGGTTCCTGGTTTTGGTACCACGATGAATGTTCTTTACGGGGATCTTGTTTGTGGGCAGGGTGATGTCGACGGAATGAATAACATCGTATCACATTATATGTATTACCTTGACTTGCTTGGTGTAGGCCGAGAAGATGCTGGGCCTCATGAATTGCTCACTTGTGCCGAGCAGAAGGCGTTCAATCCAACTCATACCGatccttcttcatcttcttga